In bacterium, the DNA window TTTGCTGTTTCCGGGGTTGGTTCATCTTTGTTTTTCTTCAGGTAAATATCATCTATATATATTTTATACTTTCCTTCGGATGTGAAGTTAAAGGTTATACCTCCGAGCTCCGTCGTGTCAAGCCCGGTAAAATCCGAAAGGGGAATGACAACCTCCTGCCATTCGGCGGTGACGCCTTCAGGGATGTATGTTTTGAGCGGCCGGGCCGGGACGGAATCTTCTTTTTGGACCCATGAAGCATCGGCCATCTGGACTGTGAAATTTTCCCCGCCCTGTTCGCCTTTTACCCGGAAAGATATATATTTGTAGTCTGACGCGTCGAGATACTTCCTGTTCTCGGGTTTTTCCTTTACATTAAAAAAATGCACCCATGTTCCGCAAAATCCTCCGGAAGTCTTTTCCGCGGTTATTTCGAGTGACCTTCCGCCTTTCCCCCTGTATGTTTCATCGCTGAGATAGTTGGAAGCGGAGGACTCCTGGTTTGCGAACTGGTTGAAATGGCCGCCGAAATCGGTAGTGTTGCCGTTATCGAAGTTCCATATCCTCAAGACATCATCGGAAGCATATGTTAAAGCGACATTTAAAATAAGTAAAGCGGCGAGGAAAAATAGTTTTTTCATTTTCAACCCTTTTTATTTTTCAAATTGTATCTCATCTATCAGAATTTTTCCACTGGATACTCCGTCAGGGAAGCAGCTTCCTTCGAAGCATATAGACACCGCGTATAATGCCTGGGTATCCACAAAAAAATCGCTCAGGGGGATTTTTACTTTCTGCCAGTCCCGTCCGATGCTTCCACTGTCTGTGTAATCAGTGACATCATTGGATTTATATGAATCGTCATTTACAGCGTGCATCTGGTCCGCAATGCCGATTTTAAAGTTTTCATCTCCCGCGTACGCTTTTACCCTGAATGTGATATATTTGTATTTTGAAGCGTCGAAAAATTTTATGTCGGTGATATTCCTGTTTTCTGATTTCGGGTGTTTTGTCAGAAGCATAAAATATCCGCAGAACCCGCCTTTTCCGAATTTCCCGCCTTCATTTTTCTTGTCATACCATATTTCAAGGCCTTTGCCTGTGCCCTTGTTGTAAGCTGCGGAAGAATTTATCAGGCAGGTCGTCCTGGAAGGAGAATTCTGGTAAGAGCCCGATACCCCTTTCATTTTTGTTTTTTCACTTGAAAAATCATGTATTACTTTAACTCCGGTTTCTTTTTTTTCTGTTTCCGGTTCAGTTTCTGCGGGATTTTTATAAGAAGTTAAACTTTTTTGTTTTTGCGGGGAGGGGAATATTTGCAGAAGTTCTGCCGGATGAGCAAATTCATCCTCAAGTTCTCCGTTCAGATATATGCTTATTGTAAAGCCGCCGAATTCAAGAGACAGCTTGTTTTCCTTGAGGTAATTTTCCAATTCTATATCGTTGTAACAATGGCTGGCGAATAAAACTGCTTTTTCCTTTTTCTCCAAACCCGGGATTTCCCTTTTTTCGGCCCAATCCGATCTCAGGGGCTTTATATAATTACCGCCGCCCGCTTTATCGAAGAAACGGGTTATAACGGTTATTTTATCTTTGATGTCTTCATCCGCGCGGTTTGTTATTCTGAATGATATATCATAATATGTGTAATCCTGAGCCTGGTCTTCAAGTACCGGTCTTTCGGTTTTCCTGCTGATTCCTTTCGGTTTTTCCCTGTTTGTTTTAGAGAAGTTTTTGGATATGTTTGAAATAGAAATTTTCCGCGGCGGTAATGCCGCCTGCGAAATATCCGCGGAGCAATTTCCTCCGGCAAAAAGAAGAAAGATAATAAATAATATTTTTTTCATTTTTTATATGTAAGGTTGTGTTTCAAGTTGGATATCATCAATTGCTATAATGCCTTTTGAAGGCTTGTCATCGGCAAATAAGTAGCCTTCAAAACACAAATATATACCGGAAAGTTCGCTTAGGTCGATTTCCGGAAAATCTGAAAGGGGGATTATGGCTTTTTGCCATTTATCGGTTATCTTTCCTTCGGTGAGATAATAACCGATGGATCGGGATTTCAGGCTGTCCCCCTGGTACTTATCCCATGTCTTGTCTCTCAGTCCCACCACCATGTTTTCGTCTCCGGCGTCTCCTTTTATCCTGAAGGTTAAAAATCCGTATTCGGAAGCGTCAAAATACCTGTTGCCTCTTTTAATCAGCACATACCAGCCGCACCAGCCTCCTTTGCCGAAGGGCCCGCCCTCTTTTGCTTTAAAATATCTGATCTTCACTATCCTGTTGATGTTTTCTTCCCCCGATTCCAGTTTTTCAAGTTTGAACTGGGCTTTGGACGGAGGCTGTTCATAACATGACATTTTTGTTTTCTTCAGGCCGGATGTGTTTTCGAAATTCGCTATCAGAAAAACATCGCCGTATTTTTTAAAAGGTTCTTTCGGAAGTTCTTTGGCCGGTGTTTCACCGGGGTCTTCGGATTTTACGAATACAGGTTTTTCGCTTTCAGCCATTACGCTGTACGGCCGGAGTAAAAATTGGATAGAAATAATTATTAAAAATACCGGTTTTTTCATAGGCATGAAAAAGCGCTCCCTTAAAGCACCGGGAGCGCTTTTAATATGCGGATTATTTTTCAAATTGTATGTCATCTATATATATTTTTCCCTGCTGCCCGCCTTCTTCATAGCAGTCAGTTTCAAAGCAGAAGGATATTGAGTGAAGCATACCCCAGTCAACAAAGACTTCTTCAAGCGGAATTTCAACTTTCTGCCATTCGGTCGTGACGGCGCCTTCGGGGAGATAGGCTGTAATGCAGTCTGTTTTTGTAGAGTCATCTATCATCTCTCCCTGCTGGTCGGCTATCCCGAGTTTAAAGTTTTCTCCGCCTTTCTCGCCCTTGATCTGAAAAGTAAGTTTCTTATAACCCGATGCGTCAAGGTAGTTTTTGCCTATATGAACAAGAGTGTAATATCCGCACCAGCCGCCGTTTCCGTAAGGTCCGCCTTCGGCTTGCTTGTCATAAGAAATTTTTAATCCCTTGGTCGGCTGATCGTTTTTCGCGTATCCTGTGTCCGGGGCCTTTGAAAACATAATGCGAGAGGGGGCCCTGACATATACGGAACATCTTCCTCCCAGCGAGTTTGTGTTTTTTTCCATGTCATCAACCACAAGCGCTTCCACGGAAATTTCTTCTGTTTCTTCTGCTATCGCGCTCAGCGGGAAGCAGGAGCCGAATAGCGAGAAAAGAAAGATTACTGCAATCAGATGAAAGGCCATTGTTTTCATTCTTACACCTCCTGTAAAAGTTTACCTTATTTAAGACTGCCGTTAAAGAAACTTTTAACAGCAGATTTCATAATGAGCGGGACAAACATAGTTTCAGTATGGAACGATAATAAGCAAAAAATAAAGAGCGTTTGTTTTAATATGAAACTAACTTAATATAATACTTTTTCAAGGGTTTGTCAAGCCACTATTTCATATTTTTTACGTTGAAACAAAAAAACACGGGTATTCTGCGCTGATACCAAAGTATAGAGGAGTAAAAAATAGTGAAAATGAAAATTTTTTTCTTGTCTTTTCACCGCGGATATATTATTTAAGAGTATTCTTTAATTATTTATTATTACTTAATTACCGGTTAAAATTGGAACTTTATGGACCTTTCCCGTTATTTGGAACATACACTTCTCAGGGCTGATGCCTGCATAAGCGATGTAAAAAATTTGTGCAATGAGGCTAAAAAGTACGGATTTTTTTCTGTGTGCGTAAACCCTTTTTGGGTCAAAGACTGCAAAAAATTTCTTAAAAACTCAGGTGTAAAAATATGCGCGACGGTGGGTTTCCCTCTGGGAGCGAATAAAACCGAAGTCAAAACTCTGGAAGCCGTGATTGCGGCCGGGGACGGGGCTGATGAGCTGGATATGGTCATTAATATAGGAGCCCTGAAATCCGGGGATATGAAAACATTGTATGATGATATAAGGTCAGTCGTAACACACGCCGGGAAAAGACCGGTTAAGGTTATAATAGAAGCCTGTTCCCTTACAAAAAAAGAAAAGATAACAGTCGTAAAACTTGCTGTAAAGGCGGGCGCTTCTTTTATTAAAACCTCAACAGGTTTCGGAAACGGCGGGGCAACTCAGCCGGATATCAGATTGATCAGAAAAGCTGCGGACGGGAAGATAAAAATAAAGGCCGCCGGCGGCATCAGGAATTATGAAGAAGCCCTGGATTTGATAAGCGCCGGCGCGGATAGAATCGGCAGCAGCGCGGGAGCGGACATCATGCGTAAAATCGGGAAAAAAGGAGGAGCCTGTTAAGTGCAGTCTTTGAAAAAATCTCCGCTTAATGAAGTCCATATAAACCTCGGGGCAAAAATGGTTCCCTTTGCCGGATGGCTTATGCCGATACAGTATTCCGGTATTATAGACGAGCATTTGACTGTAAGGAAGAAAGCCGGGCTCTTTGATCTTAGTCATATGGGAGAAATTATCGTGACAGGGCAAAGAGCGGAAGAATATGTGCAAAAGCTGGTCACAAATAATACCGCGAAGCTTACCGACGGAAAAGCCTTTTATACCGTAATGTGTTTCAAAACGGGCGGAATAGTCGACGATGTTATCGTATACCGCTTCAAAAAGGACGAATATATGTTTGTGGTAAATGCTTCCAATGCGGATAAGGTTTTTGCCTGGCTCAGAAAAGAACTGATACCCGATGTCAGGTTAATGGATAAGTCATCCAGGACGGCTCTGCTGGCGGTTCAGGGGCCTGCTTCCGAAAAAATACTTTTAAATGTCGGTTTTAACGTCGGCAACCTTGGTTATTTTGAATTTATCCGGCAGATGTGCCGCGGTATAGAATGTGTTATTGCAAGGACAGGATATACGGGGGAAGACGGCTTTGAAATATTTTTTCCGGTTGATTATGCATTCAGCCTCTGGGCTACATTGAATACCGCCGGGAAAAAATACGGTTTGAAACCAATTGGACTCGGGGCAAGAGATACTTTAAGAATAGAGGTCGGATACCCTCTTTATGGAAATGAGATAGATGAAAAGACAAATCCTGTTGAGGCGGGCCTGTCGTGGGTTGTTGATATGGAAAAGGATTTTATCGGGAAAGAAGCGTTAAAATCACACGTAAACGGAGCAACCGCGCGCAGGCTTATAGGGTTTGAAACGGCTGAAAGAGCTGTTCCCAGGCCTCATTACGATATTTTTTCCGGCGGCGATAAGGTCGGGTATGTGACAAGCGGCGCATTGTCTCCGGTCCTGGACAGGGGTATAGGCATGGGGTATGTCCCCGCAGAAATGTCTCAGGCAGGTTCCCCTATAGATATATCTATAAGAGGGAAGATGATAAGAGCTGAAATAGTGAAAAAACCTTTTTACACCAAAGGTTCGATAAAGAGAGATAAAGTCAGTTAATAGGGACTATTCAATAAAAAGGAGGGACAAAGTGAGTATTCCGGGAGATCTGAAGTATACGGTTTCGCATGAATGGATAAAGGTTAAAGATAATATCGGAACGGTCGGCATTACGGATTACGCCCAGGATAAACTCGGAGATATTGTATTCGTCGAATTACCGAAAGCTGGAGCGGAATTGGAAGCCAACAGCGAAGCGGCTGTTATTGAATCGGTGAAGACGGCGGCGGATGTCTATACCCCCATATCCGGTAAGATAGTAAAGGTTAACAGTCTGCTTGATAAGGACCCTTCTTTTATAAATTCAGACCCTTATGATAAGGGATGGATATTCGAAATCCAGATTAAAGATATGTCAGAACTTGAAAAACTGATGGATTCCTCAGTTTATCAAAATAAGATTTCAGAGGATTAAACTTCCATGGATTATACACCTCACGGACGGGAAGACATCCGGCAGATGTTTGAGTCGCTGGAAATATCTTCCGTGAAAGACTTATATCCAAATATTCCTGAAAAAATCCGCATAAAGAGCTACGGGATTGCTGAAGGAATATCCGAACCGGAGATGAGAGAAGCCCTTGAAAAATTTGCGGGCATGAATTTTTCCGTCAAAGACTTAAAGTCATATATTGGCGGCGGGGCTTATGAACATTTTATACCTGCCGTTATAGATGATATATGTTCCAAACCGGAATTTTATACCGCATATACGCCTTACCAGCCTGAGGCAAGCCAGGGGATCCTGCAGTCTATTTATGAGTACCAGAGCATGATATGTGAACTTACCGGAACGGATGTTTCGAATGCATCCCTTTATGACGGGGCGACCGCCGCCGCGGAAGCGGCGTTAATAAGCGTCAATAAATGTGATGAGGGCACCGTAGCCGTATCATCCGCCGTAAACCCCATGTACCGGAAAGTAATAGAGACTTATCTGAAATCTTCGCCCTGCAATATTGAAATTGTGGAACACACTGAAGGGATAACGGACGTCAGCCGGATTGAAAAACAGATATCCGGCAAATTAATTTCTTTCATATTCCAGTCGCCGAATTTCTTCGGCTGTATCGAAGATGTGAAAGCCTTGTCGGATTACATCCACGATAAGAAGGCGTTATCAATCGCTATTGCGAATCCCTTATCCTTGGGCATCCTTGAAGCTCCCGGAAAAAACGGGGCGGATGTTGTTGTCGGGGAAGGCCAGAGCCTGGGTATCCCGCTGTGTTTCGGCGGACCGTACCTGGGTTTTATTGGCGTGAAAAAGGAATTAATGAGAAGGCTGCCCGGCAGGATAATCGGCAGGACACTGGATAAGGACGGCAAAGAAGGTTTTGTTATGACACTGCAGGCGAGAGAGC includes these proteins:
- the gcvH gene encoding glycine cleavage system protein GcvH, producing the protein MSIPGDLKYTVSHEWIKVKDNIGTVGITDYAQDKLGDIVFVELPKAGAELEANSEAAVIESVKTAADVYTPISGKIVKVNSLLDKDPSFINSDPYDKGWIFEIQIKDMSELEKLMDSSVYQNKISED
- the gcvT gene encoding glycine cleavage system aminomethyltransferase GcvT, which produces MQSLKKSPLNEVHINLGAKMVPFAGWLMPIQYSGIIDEHLTVRKKAGLFDLSHMGEIIVTGQRAEEYVQKLVTNNTAKLTDGKAFYTVMCFKTGGIVDDVIVYRFKKDEYMFVVNASNADKVFAWLRKELIPDVRLMDKSSRTALLAVQGPASEKILLNVGFNVGNLGYFEFIRQMCRGIECVIARTGYTGEDGFEIFFPVDYAFSLWATLNTAGKKYGLKPIGLGARDTLRIEVGYPLYGNEIDEKTNPVEAGLSWVVDMEKDFIGKEALKSHVNGATARRLIGFETAERAVPRPHYDIFSGGDKVGYVTSGALSPVLDRGIGMGYVPAEMSQAGSPIDISIRGKMIRAEIVKKPFYTKGSIKRDKVS
- a CDS encoding CIA30 family protein, whose protein sequence is MKKILFIIFLLFAGGNCSADISQAALPPRKISISNISKNFSKTNREKPKGISRKTERPVLEDQAQDYTYYDISFRITNRADEDIKDKITVITRFFDKAGGGNYIKPLRSDWAEKREIPGLEKKEKAVLFASHCYNDIELENYLKENKLSLEFGGFTISIYLNGELEDEFAHPAELLQIFPSPQKQKSLTSYKNPAETEPETEKKETGVKVIHDFSSEKTKMKGVSGSYQNSPSRTTCLINSSAAYNKGTGKGLEIWYDKKNEGGKFGKGGFCGYFMLLTKHPKSENRNITDIKFFDASKYKYITFRVKAYAGDENFKIGIADQMHAVNDDSYKSNDVTDYTDSGSIGRDWQKVKIPLSDFFVDTQALYAVSICFEGSCFPDGVSSGKILIDEIQFEK
- the deoC gene encoding deoxyribose-phosphate aldolase, with product MDLSRYLEHTLLRADACISDVKNLCNEAKKYGFFSVCVNPFWVKDCKKFLKNSGVKICATVGFPLGANKTEVKTLEAVIAAGDGADELDMVINIGALKSGDMKTLYDDIRSVVTHAGKRPVKVIIEACSLTKKEKITVVKLAVKAGASFIKTSTGFGNGGATQPDIRLIRKAADGKIKIKAAGGIRNYEEALDLISAGADRIGSSAGADIMRKIGKKGGAC
- the gcvPA gene encoding aminomethyl-transferring glycine dehydrogenase subunit GcvPA, whose amino-acid sequence is MDYTPHGREDIRQMFESLEISSVKDLYPNIPEKIRIKSYGIAEGISEPEMREALEKFAGMNFSVKDLKSYIGGGAYEHFIPAVIDDICSKPEFYTAYTPYQPEASQGILQSIYEYQSMICELTGTDVSNASLYDGATAAAEAALISVNKCDEGTVAVSSAVNPMYRKVIETYLKSSPCNIEIVEHTEGITDVSRIEKQISGKLISFIFQSPNFFGCIEDVKALSDYIHDKKALSIAIANPLSLGILEAPGKNGADVVVGEGQSLGIPLCFGGPYLGFIGVKKELMRRLPGRIIGRTLDKDGKEGFVMTLQAREQHIRREKATSNICSNQALMALRAAVYMVYMGKEGMKEVGALNICNSHYLAAGVEKTGKAVLKFKKPFFNEFVIEFKKDAEEVFKAFEEEGILPGIQLKEEGRNSILCCVTETKSKSDMDKYVEVVKKL
- a CDS encoding CIA30 family protein, translating into MKKPVFLIIISIQFLLRPYSVMAESEKPVFVKSEDPGETPAKELPKEPFKKYGDVFLIANFENTSGLKKTKMSCYEQPPSKAQFKLEKLESGEENINRIVKIRYFKAKEGGPFGKGGWCGWYVLIKRGNRYFDASEYGFLTFRIKGDAGDENMVVGLRDKTWDKYQGDSLKSRSIGYYLTEGKITDKWQKAIIPLSDFPEIDLSELSGIYLCFEGYLFADDKPSKGIIAIDDIQLETQPYI